In one Cupriavidus taiwanensis genomic region, the following are encoded:
- a CDS encoding DNA adenine methylase, with the protein MSTNTRSILRYPGSKARFSNFIAKTLVLNTPKPRLFVEPFCGGASVSIALLENEVVEDVAINDVDSLIGALWSTVFSKAGANWLAAQVQTVPLTIEEWKRQKALTPSSIREAALKCLFLNRTSFNGILHKSGPLGGWGQRNIKIDVRFNRERLAARILELCKLRAHVTVCNEAWSHFCMRFVEDQRAIFYLDPPYFHKAEQLYGHIFDETEHEQLRDFLQDCPQPWLLSYDDAQEVRDLYAEVTTKARVIDNSYSTHPLGGCSFIGRELVYTNMARLPAAAKRDAEHVGMTVKKAGRARASSDNALRFPISLSASESAATPQ; encoded by the coding sequence TTGTCAACGAATACAAGAAGCATACTAAGATATCCCGGGAGCAAGGCTCGATTTAGCAATTTCATCGCGAAAACCCTCGTGTTGAACACGCCGAAGCCGCGGCTATTTGTCGAGCCGTTTTGCGGGGGGGCCAGCGTCTCGATTGCACTTCTCGAAAACGAAGTGGTCGAGGATGTGGCTATTAATGATGTCGACTCGTTGATTGGTGCGCTGTGGTCGACAGTGTTTTCCAAGGCCGGGGCGAATTGGCTTGCGGCTCAGGTCCAGACTGTGCCTCTGACGATTGAGGAATGGAAGCGGCAGAAAGCCTTAACCCCCTCGAGCATTCGCGAGGCTGCACTCAAGTGTTTGTTTCTGAATCGCACCTCGTTCAACGGGATCCTTCACAAATCGGGACCCCTCGGAGGGTGGGGGCAACGGAACATCAAGATAGACGTGCGGTTCAACCGCGAAAGGCTGGCGGCCCGCATTCTCGAACTTTGCAAGCTGCGTGCCCATGTCACAGTGTGCAATGAAGCCTGGAGTCACTTCTGCATGCGTTTCGTCGAGGACCAGCGCGCGATCTTCTACCTGGACCCACCCTACTTCCATAAAGCCGAACAGCTCTATGGGCACATATTCGACGAGACTGAGCATGAACAATTGCGTGACTTCTTGCAGGATTGTCCACAGCCGTGGCTTCTGTCCTATGACGATGCTCAGGAGGTGCGTGATCTCTACGCGGAGGTCACTACAAAAGCACGCGTGATCGACAACTCGTATTCGACCCACCCTCTCGGAGGCTGCTCCTTCATCGGTCGCGAACTGGTCTACACAAACATGGCGAGGCTTCCCGCGGCCGCCAAACGCGATGCCGAGCATGTGGGCATGACGGTAAAGAAGGCCGGGCGCGCGCGCGCGAGTAGCGATAACGCATTGAGGTTCCCCATTTCTCTGTCGGCGTCCGAATCTGCGGCGACGCCCCAATAA
- a CDS encoding ATP-binding protein produces MANGFINKVLPTGLLQLLGDYATNHVGYVYSIGFTDALVLTNDRWKESVGGIPHNSFLVATAFNPADPASTKSEFDREVVLLRVLGPAALPSDGEMIRTRIEHNQRREDKDKFPTDQSDGYDALTQSELQFAGLECRILGTFYLEDGQLKLGSDLENYFASTRLRVYKPRAEALQQIVNHINPEKIAAMEADAKAAGFKNTPTAITIGTVRYTSTARLHRGPQEPKVKVMIQPSDFLARRTAVLGMTRTGKSNTVKTTVASVAMAAKRDGIKVGQIIFDLNGEYSNANHQDDGSSIAEVFQSDCVRYRAIDTPGFEDLRTNFYEQPAEALNLLSKLLVNDPFRNQTDLQQFLDSGLEEPDPTDMSNHKRWEQRVAVFQAILQSAGFPAPAGFVVKFPANSTVVQAVEAAGGPKPTAIGKGIYSLPVKDAAEWFQSARALNYQLRDQQKQANQPTKGFVNSSGNPWVDPMMESYLNVLARANATGTSIRGFRALVPCKDYHSAKRQGDVVKEVVGHLWNGKIVILDLSAGPVDVRTVLSRRIAQQIFDTSFRVYNSGKMPQNIVIYVEEAHNLIGKKEELTSTWPRIAKEGAKARIAFVYATQEPSSIHPNILANTENWFVTHLNNDDELKALGKFYDFADFSASLKVSQDVGFARIKTLSSPFVIPTQIDRFTPALLQAELGKLADMQSGTGK; encoded by the coding sequence ATGGCCAACGGATTCATCAACAAAGTGTTGCCCACTGGATTGCTACAGCTCTTGGGCGATTACGCAACCAATCACGTTGGCTATGTCTACTCGATAGGCTTTACCGACGCGCTAGTGCTGACCAACGACCGCTGGAAGGAGAGCGTAGGCGGCATTCCCCACAACAGCTTCCTAGTGGCTACTGCCTTTAACCCGGCCGATCCCGCGTCTACCAAGAGCGAATTCGACCGCGAAGTAGTCTTGCTCCGTGTGCTGGGCCCCGCAGCCCTGCCATCGGACGGCGAGATGATCCGCACTCGCATTGAGCACAACCAGCGCCGCGAGGACAAAGACAAATTCCCAACCGACCAGTCCGACGGCTACGACGCACTAACGCAAAGCGAGCTACAGTTCGCCGGACTCGAGTGCCGCATCCTAGGTACTTTCTACCTCGAAGATGGCCAGTTGAAGCTCGGAAGCGACCTGGAGAACTACTTCGCCTCCACACGCCTTCGCGTCTACAAGCCTCGCGCCGAGGCTCTCCAGCAGATCGTGAACCACATCAATCCCGAGAAGATTGCGGCGATGGAGGCCGATGCCAAGGCCGCTGGCTTCAAGAACACCCCGACGGCGATCACCATCGGCACCGTGCGCTACACATCCACGGCCCGTTTGCATCGTGGCCCGCAAGAGCCCAAGGTCAAGGTCATGATCCAACCATCGGATTTCTTGGCGCGACGCACAGCGGTACTAGGCATGACCCGCACGGGTAAGTCGAATACGGTGAAGACGACGGTGGCGTCGGTTGCCATGGCCGCCAAGCGAGACGGCATTAAGGTTGGCCAGATCATCTTCGACCTCAATGGCGAATACTCCAATGCCAACCACCAGGACGACGGCAGCTCCATTGCTGAGGTTTTCCAGAGCGACTGCGTGCGTTACCGCGCGATCGACACGCCGGGCTTCGAAGACCTGCGCACAAACTTCTACGAGCAGCCGGCTGAGGCGCTGAACTTGCTCTCGAAGCTGCTGGTCAACGACCCATTCCGCAACCAAACGGACCTGCAACAGTTTCTCGATAGCGGTCTCGAGGAGCCGGATCCGACGGACATGTCCAACCACAAACGCTGGGAGCAGCGGGTGGCTGTCTTCCAGGCGATCCTGCAATCCGCAGGCTTTCCGGCGCCTGCTGGCTTTGTGGTGAAGTTCCCAGCAAACTCCACCGTAGTGCAAGCCGTGGAAGCCGCCGGAGGTCCCAAGCCGACGGCTATTGGCAAGGGCATATATTCGTTGCCTGTGAAGGATGCCGCCGAGTGGTTCCAGTCTGCTCGCGCGCTAAATTATCAGCTTCGTGATCAGCAGAAGCAGGCAAATCAGCCGACGAAGGGCTTTGTCAATTCCTCAGGCAATCCGTGGGTGGACCCGATGATGGAGTCCTATTTGAACGTGCTTGCGCGCGCAAATGCCACTGGCACATCGATACGCGGGTTCAGAGCTTTGGTGCCCTGCAAGGACTACCATTCGGCCAAGCGCCAGGGCGATGTGGTCAAGGAGGTAGTAGGCCATCTCTGGAACGGCAAGATTGTGATCCTGGATCTGTCTGCAGGCCCGGTCGACGTGCGCACAGTACTCTCGCGCCGCATAGCGCAGCAGATCTTTGATACCTCGTTCCGCGTCTATAACTCTGGGAAGATGCCACAGAACATCGTCATCTATGTCGAGGAGGCGCACAACCTGATTGGCAAGAAGGAAGAACTAACCTCGACCTGGCCGCGGATCGCCAAGGAGGGTGCGAAGGCTCGCATTGCTTTTGTGTATGCGACCCAGGAACCGTCGTCAATTCACCCCAACATCCTGGCTAATACCGAAAACTGGTTTGTCACCCACCTCAACAACGACGACGAGCTCAAGGCGCTCGGCAAGTTCTATGACTTCGCCGACTTCTCGGCTTCGCTCAAGGTCTCACAGGACGTCGGTTTCGCACGTATCAAGACGCTATCGTCCCCATTTGTGATACCAACACAAATTGACCGTTTCACCCCCGCTCTGCTGCAAGCCGAGCTTGGCAAGCTCGCGGACATGCAGTCCGGCACGGGCAAGTGA
- a CDS encoding 3'-5' exonuclease — METIAILDFETTGLSPTSGDRATEIAVLLVRNGQIVDRFQSLMNAGKHIPADVVRLTGITNEMISSAPRASKVMREAAMFVGKHSVIAHNASFDRRFWKAELEHVGSATEQRFACTMLAARRIYPHAPNHKLPTLADMLKLPKGGRAHRAMADAEMANHLLSRLQRDIACDYNLRRVNFDLIAQLQITTRAQVPALLQSLAARI; from the coding sequence ATGGAAACAATCGCGATTCTAGACTTTGAGACAACCGGTTTATCCCCCACTAGTGGGGATAGAGCCACTGAAATCGCCGTGCTGCTTGTACGCAACGGCCAAATTGTCGATCGATTTCAAAGTCTTATGAATGCTGGGAAACATATCCCCGCTGACGTCGTTCGTCTGACTGGTATTACCAATGAGATGATTTCTTCGGCGCCACGAGCCTCAAAGGTGATGCGAGAGGCAGCCATGTTCGTTGGAAAGCACTCTGTGATAGCGCATAACGCGTCCTTCGATCGCCGATTCTGGAAGGCCGAGTTAGAGCATGTGGGATCAGCTACTGAACAGCGCTTTGCATGCACCATGCTTGCTGCAAGACGTATCTACCCGCATGCACCGAATCACAAGCTGCCAACACTTGCGGACATGCTGAAGCTGCCCAAGGGTGGTCGAGCGCACCGAGCGATGGCCGACGCGGAAATGGCTAACCATTTGTTAAGTCGGTTGCAGCGGGATATTGCCTGTGACTACAACTTGCGTCGAGTCAACTTCGACCTTATTGCTCAATTGCAAATCACGACCCGTGCGCAGGTGCCCGCGCTCTTGCAATCGCTAGCTGCACGTATTTGA